The proteins below come from a single Halothiobacillus neapolitanus c2 genomic window:
- the pcnB gene encoding polynucleotide adenylyltransferase PcnB, producing MFPDKPEPTRISPDTHGLVASQISDHALNVLQRLHDQGYAAFLVGGCVRDLLRGMRPKDFDVVTDAKPEQVRSLFRHARIIGRRFRIVHVIFGHDMIEVTTFRGGDEDGVRRSDQGRILRDNVFGSIDEDVWRRDFACNALYYNFANAEIVDYVQGWQDIETGHLRIIGNPVTRYQEDPVRMLRAARFMAKLGFTLTGDSVSAIQECRDLLKSIAPARLFDESIKIFQGGYAWAAFLKLRELDLLGYLFPGLDNLLNRDYDRISRLVERVLVGTDERVGHQLPVNPAFMLAGLLWADLSRRREHWLHQRVDSDVAFALAMDEVIESTVKQVAIPRRLTDLMRVIWALQPTLEQAAQGMSMGIAMTELKDQQKHLLAHAWFRAALDFLCLRSEIGEVSPDICQFWRQYAPERDMDSGETVPTHLPEDFARHGDPQRRPRRRRPPRHPKNPSTNK from the coding sequence TTGTTTCCTGACAAACCAGAACCGACCCGGATTTCACCAGACACGCACGGGCTTGTGGCTTCACAGATCAGCGATCACGCCCTGAATGTATTGCAGCGCTTACACGATCAGGGCTATGCCGCTTTTCTGGTGGGCGGTTGTGTCCGGGACTTGCTCCGAGGCATGAGACCTAAAGATTTCGACGTGGTCACGGATGCAAAGCCCGAGCAGGTGCGGTCTCTATTCCGCCATGCGCGAATTATCGGCCGTCGTTTTCGTATTGTTCACGTCATCTTTGGCCATGACATGATTGAAGTAACGACATTCCGAGGTGGTGACGAGGACGGCGTTCGCCGTTCGGACCAAGGGCGGATTCTTCGTGACAACGTTTTTGGCAGCATTGATGAAGATGTATGGCGTCGAGATTTTGCCTGTAATGCGTTGTATTACAACTTTGCCAACGCTGAGATTGTTGACTATGTGCAGGGTTGGCAGGATATCGAAACCGGCCATTTGCGCATCATCGGCAACCCTGTAACGCGTTATCAGGAAGATCCCGTCCGAATGCTCCGTGCGGCGCGTTTCATGGCCAAGCTCGGTTTCACCCTGACCGGAGATTCCGTTTCTGCCATCCAAGAATGCCGCGACCTGCTGAAATCCATCGCGCCGGCCCGTTTGTTCGATGAAAGCATCAAGATTTTCCAAGGTGGATATGCCTGGGCCGCCTTCCTTAAATTGCGTGAACTAGATTTGTTGGGTTATCTCTTTCCGGGGCTCGATAACCTGCTCAATCGCGACTATGACCGTATCTCAAGATTGGTCGAGCGCGTACTTGTCGGCACGGATGAACGCGTCGGCCATCAGCTGCCTGTTAATCCTGCGTTCATGCTTGCGGGATTGTTGTGGGCCGATTTGAGCCGTCGACGTGAGCACTGGCTGCATCAACGCGTCGACTCAGACGTTGCCTTTGCCTTGGCCATGGATGAGGTCATCGAGTCAACGGTCAAGCAGGTTGCCATCCCTCGTCGCCTGACCGATTTGATGCGCGTGATCTGGGCACTCCAGCCGACACTCGAACAAGCCGCACAGGGGATGTCGATGGGCATCGCAATGACGGAACTCAAAGATCAGCAAAAACACCTGCTGGCCCATGCCTGGTTCCGTGCCGCCCTCGATTTTCTCTGTCTGCGCAGTGAAATAGGCGAGGTTTCTCCTGACATATGCCAGTTCTGGCGACAATACGCACCCGAGCGCGACATGGATTCAGGCGAAACCGTTCCGACTCATCTGCCTGAAGATTTTGCCCGGCATGGCGATCCGCAGCGCCGCCCGCGTCGGCGACGTCCCCCGCGTCATCCCAAGAACCCATCCACGAATAAATAA
- the folK gene encoding 2-amino-4-hydroxy-6-hydroxymethyldihydropteridine diphosphokinase, whose amino-acid sequence MRPATDTPRSPDSESDNVHAFIALGSNLDQPVKQLVDAMSALDGLPGTDVLRTSQMYANPPMGPQDQPDYVNAVALISTSLTPGALLQALKGLEQSAGRLSTQAWGARVLDLDILTYGEMTMNTPTLTIPHPGIAKRRFVLAPWHEIAPDTRLPDGRLIAELLSSAPEHPLHIVAPSTISQKRH is encoded by the coding sequence ATGCGCCCGGCCACAGACACGCCCCGTTCTCCCGATTCTGAATCAGACAATGTCCATGCATTCATAGCTCTGGGCAGCAATCTTGATCAGCCGGTCAAGCAACTTGTGGATGCCATGTCCGCGCTTGATGGGTTACCGGGCACCGACGTGTTGCGAACATCTCAAATGTACGCAAATCCTCCGATGGGGCCGCAGGATCAGCCGGATTATGTCAACGCAGTCGCCTTGATCTCAACCAGCCTGACACCCGGCGCATTGTTGCAGGCACTCAAGGGTCTGGAGCAATCCGCAGGGCGGCTTTCCACTCAGGCATGGGGTGCGCGTGTGCTGGATCTGGACATTCTGACGTACGGCGAAATGACCATGAATACACCCACCTTGACCATTCCACACCCCGGAATTGCCAAACGCCGCTTTGTTCTGGCACCTTGGCATGAAATTGCACCGGATACCCGGTTGCCTGATGGCCGTCTTATTGCGGAGCTGCTGTCATCTGCGCCCGAGCACCCATTGCATATCGTTGCTCCCTCAACGATTTCACAGAAAAGGCATTAA
- the panB gene encoding 3-methyl-2-oxobutanoate hydroxymethyltransferase, whose translation MSSQTPPGETSTSSQRVKPKTLTTLQNAKRDQTPIAMITAYDAGFARLAMEAEIDILLVGDSLGMVVQGQRDTLSVTMHDMIYHTKMVRRGAPSGLVMADLPFLSDTDTPTVLRNAGRLIQEGGADIVKIEATAAKADLVQAMTDAGIAVCAHVGLLPQKVRQLGGYRVRGRDIDDASAVMRDAEVLTHAGAAMVLVECVPSTLGARIAKSIDVPVIGIGAGVDVDGQVLVMNDLLGMNPHPARFVRDFLRGRGAILQALQAYASAVRSRSFPAEHEGFV comes from the coding sequence ATGAGCAGTCAGACACCCCCCGGCGAAACCAGCACGAGTTCACAACGTGTTAAGCCCAAAACGCTGACCACCCTGCAGAATGCAAAACGCGATCAAACACCGATCGCGATGATAACTGCGTATGACGCCGGTTTTGCCCGTTTGGCCATGGAGGCCGAAATCGACATCCTTCTTGTAGGCGATTCGCTCGGCATGGTCGTGCAAGGCCAACGCGATACTCTCAGCGTGACGATGCACGACATGATCTATCACACGAAGATGGTGCGTCGTGGAGCGCCATCGGGTTTGGTCATGGCAGATTTACCCTTTCTGTCTGATACCGATACTCCCACGGTGCTCCGTAATGCAGGGCGACTGATTCAGGAAGGCGGAGCGGATATCGTAAAAATAGAAGCCACGGCCGCCAAGGCAGATCTGGTGCAAGCCATGACGGATGCCGGTATCGCCGTTTGCGCGCATGTCGGGTTGCTGCCGCAGAAGGTGCGACAACTCGGCGGGTACCGGGTTCGCGGTCGTGATATTGATGATGCCTCTGCCGTTATGCGTGATGCCGAAGTGCTGACCCACGCCGGTGCAGCTATGGTTCTGGTTGAGTGTGTTCCTAGTACGTTGGGTGCGCGTATCGCCAAATCGATTGATGTGCCCGTCATCGGCATCGGTGCGGGCGTCGATGTCGATGGCCAGGTGCTCGTCATGAACGACCTGCTTGGAATGAATCCACATCCTGCGCGATTCGTTCGTGATTTTCTTCGGGGCAGGGGGGCGATTCTCCAAGCATTGCAAGCCTACGCATCTGCCGTGCGCAGCCGGAGTTTTCCCGCCGAACATGAAGGGTTCGTTTAA
- the panC gene encoding pantoate--beta-alanine ligase, whose product MEIIRDLNELLNWRQAQAKAERNVAFVPTMGNLHNGHLNLVKAAQSRADQPSVLVSIFVNPMQFNDINDLARYPRTESEDIAQLTRLNVDAVFLPNEAELTPEINPFSIRVDPGELAAHWEGAARPGHFTGMATIVIKLFHLVQPQVAVFGEKDFQQLQIVRRMVRDLNMPIEIMGVPTARAEDGLALSSRNRFLDEEQRRTAPLLHATLLDSAQQLRLGKPLDTVLKNARNRLTAAGFKLDYLALCRPDTLDPQLTAENGILLAAARLGAIRLLDNQPVVIE is encoded by the coding sequence TTGGAAATCATCCGCGATTTGAATGAATTACTGAACTGGCGCCAGGCACAGGCCAAAGCAGAAAGGAATGTCGCCTTCGTGCCCACCATGGGGAACCTCCATAACGGGCATCTTAATCTGGTAAAGGCAGCGCAAAGTCGGGCAGATCAGCCATCCGTGCTGGTTTCCATATTCGTCAACCCGATGCAGTTCAATGATATCAACGACCTGGCCCGGTATCCTCGTACAGAATCCGAGGATATTGCGCAATTGACGCGGCTCAACGTCGATGCGGTTTTTCTGCCGAATGAGGCTGAACTGACACCGGAAATAAATCCGTTCTCCATCCGTGTCGACCCGGGTGAACTGGCTGCCCATTGGGAGGGCGCTGCTCGTCCTGGTCATTTCACCGGCATGGCCACGATTGTGATCAAGCTGTTCCATCTGGTTCAGCCGCAGGTTGCCGTATTCGGCGAAAAGGATTTTCAACAGCTGCAAATCGTGCGACGTATGGTGCGTGATCTAAACATGCCAATAGAAATCATGGGCGTACCGACGGCACGCGCAGAAGACGGACTGGCTTTGAGTTCGCGGAATCGATTCCTGGATGAAGAGCAGCGTCGCACAGCGCCCCTGCTTCATGCCACACTGCTGGATAGCGCCCAACAACTTCGTCTGGGAAAGCCGCTTGATACCGTGCTGAAAAATGCCCGCAATCGATTAACCGCTGCCGGCTTCAAACTCGATTACCTTGCGCTTTGCCGCCCCGACACGCTGGACCCTCAGCTCACGGCTGAAAATGGCATATTGCTGGCGGCGGCCCGACTGGGGGCCATTCGGCTGCTTGATAATCAACCCGTGGTCATAGAGTAG
- a CDS encoding acetyl-CoA carboxylase carboxyltransferase subunit alpha, producing the protein MNPNYLDFEQPIAELDAKIRELRLMDNEAGLNINEEIARLEAKSMELTRSIFGNLTAWQINQIARHPQRPYTLDYIKHMLTDFTELHGDRAFADDAAIVGGMARLDGIPVMVIGQQKGRDTKEKIRRNFGMPRPEGYRKAKRLMEMAEKFKLPVLTFIDTPGAYPGIDAEERGQSEAIARNLFVMADLKTPIIVTIIGEGGSGGALAIGIGDHVMQLQYGTYSVISPEGCASILYKSADKAPEAAESLGITAPRLLELGLIDEVISEPCGGAHRDIDQMTQTLKASLKRALVKHSNQPINKLLQRRYDRLMSYGQFIDR; encoded by the coding sequence ATGAACCCGAATTACCTGGACTTTGAACAGCCCATCGCCGAACTGGATGCCAAAATCCGTGAGTTACGACTCATGGATAATGAAGCAGGGCTGAATATCAACGAGGAAATTGCGCGGCTCGAAGCCAAAAGCATGGAATTGACGCGGTCGATTTTCGGCAATCTGACCGCATGGCAAATCAACCAGATCGCTCGCCATCCCCAGCGCCCCTACACCCTCGACTACATCAAACACATGCTGACCGATTTCACCGAACTGCACGGTGATCGCGCTTTTGCTGATGACGCCGCGATTGTCGGTGGCATGGCGCGTCTCGATGGCATCCCGGTCATGGTGATCGGTCAGCAAAAAGGGCGCGATACCAAAGAAAAAATCCGCCGCAATTTCGGCATGCCTCGTCCAGAGGGCTACCGCAAGGCGAAGCGTTTGATGGAAATGGCCGAAAAATTCAAATTGCCCGTTCTGACCTTCATCGACACGCCGGGCGCTTATCCGGGCATTGATGCGGAGGAACGGGGGCAGAGCGAAGCCATCGCCCGTAATCTGTTTGTCATGGCCGACCTGAAAACACCGATCATCGTCACCATTATTGGTGAGGGCGGCTCCGGCGGTGCGCTGGCGATCGGCATCGGTGACCACGTGATGCAGCTCCAGTACGGCACCTATTCCGTCATTTCCCCGGAAGGCTGCGCTTCCATTCTCTACAAGAGTGCCGACAAAGCGCCCGAAGCGGCTGAGTCGCTGGGTATCACCGCGCCACGCCTTCTGGAGTTGGGCTTGATCGATGAGGTCATCAGTGAGCCATGCGGTGGCGCTCACCGCGATATCGACCAAATGACCCAAACACTCAAAGCGTCACTCAAACGCGCGCTGGTCAAGCACTCGAATCAACCGATCAATAAATTACTGCAACGCCGTTACGATCGCTTGATGAGTTACGGCCAGTTTATCGATCGCTGA
- the tilS gene encoding tRNA lysidine(34) synthetase TilS, which produces MPDAPLPDSLPKPLKVVLASSGGADSLGALVWLHNQYQQGVIDEITVVSIDHQIHPDSAEWSARACQQASFFSIESHCIKIDVPTRGIHGQHSLESRARWARYEALRSWLYRRYQPEDEPVLVTAHHLEDQVETFLLAALRGSGAAGLSAMPALTRFGAGWHWRPFLQMPRDDLRQFAASLPLIPVDDPSNQDLSYDRNYLRAEILPRIQSRWPQALVSLGEAARQSGDDLALLESLAAIDGNLESLERLPLSQLLALAPSRQANVLRTWIKRHGALMPPKARLIEFLRQLKTAEPDQHPELAWGDWLISRYRDELWWRIPPDLQAPEALPWTDKTHSIEYSPGKNIHLVRTQITDPLAIGERWLDRDWLIRTRRPKDRIQPQGSAHSRSLKNWFQENACPPWVRSSIPVVEIEHRLACLVGWAVDRHFCPEPGEASWRIERTN; this is translated from the coding sequence ATGCCTGATGCTCCGCTACCGGACTCGCTCCCTAAACCTCTGAAGGTTGTGCTGGCCAGTTCTGGTGGTGCTGATTCTCTGGGCGCTTTGGTTTGGTTGCATAACCAGTATCAGCAGGGTGTGATCGATGAGATCACCGTCGTCAGTATCGACCATCAAATTCATCCCGACTCGGCCGAATGGAGTGCGAGGGCGTGTCAGCAAGCCAGCTTTTTCTCAATTGAATCGCACTGCATTAAAATCGACGTGCCGACTCGAGGAATACATGGACAGCATTCACTGGAATCGCGCGCACGCTGGGCCCGCTACGAAGCGCTGCGATCATGGTTGTACCGCCGTTACCAGCCCGAGGATGAACCCGTTCTGGTGACAGCACATCATCTTGAAGATCAGGTCGAAACCTTTCTGCTGGCCGCACTTCGTGGCAGTGGAGCCGCTGGCTTATCCGCCATGCCCGCCTTGACACGATTCGGGGCGGGTTGGCATTGGCGCCCCTTTTTGCAAATGCCCCGAGATGATTTGCGACAGTTTGCGGCTTCGCTGCCCCTGATTCCGGTGGATGATCCCAGTAATCAAGACTTGTCTTACGATCGCAACTATCTGCGTGCCGAAATCCTGCCACGAATTCAATCGCGCTGGCCACAAGCGCTCGTTAGTTTGGGCGAGGCAGCTAGGCAATCCGGCGATGATCTGGCATTGCTCGAATCACTCGCAGCCATTGATGGCAATCTCGAAAGCCTGGAGCGTTTGCCACTGAGCCAATTGCTCGCTCTGGCACCTTCTCGGCAAGCCAACGTTCTGCGAACCTGGATCAAGCGTCACGGTGCGTTGATGCCACCGAAGGCCCGATTGATCGAATTTCTCAGGCAACTTAAAACAGCGGAACCTGATCAGCATCCCGAACTTGCCTGGGGTGACTGGTTGATCAGTCGGTATCGCGATGAACTCTGGTGGCGCATACCTCCAGACCTTCAAGCGCCCGAAGCATTACCATGGACAGACAAAACGCATTCGATTGAGTATTCGCCGGGCAAAAATATCCACTTGGTGCGGACGCAAATAACCGACCCGCTAGCCATCGGTGAGCGCTGGTTGGACCGGGATTGGCTGATACGCACACGACGCCCCAAAGATCGAATTCAGCCGCAAGGCAGCGCACACTCACGCAGCTTGAAAAACTGGTTTCAGGAAAACGCATGTCCGCCATGGGTCAGGTCTTCAATCCCGGTTGTTGAAATTGAGCACCGACTGGCTTGTCTGGTCGGCTGGGCCGTAGACAGGCACTTTTGTCCCGAACCGGGCGAAGCCTCATGGCGAATCGAACGAACCAATTGA
- a CDS encoding Nif3-like dinuclear metal center hexameric protein: MIDRNELLDYCDQLLDVAAWNDYAPNGLQVEGKPSIQRVITGVTACAELIEAAIDWQADAIIVHHGFFWKNEPQALTGMKYRRIARLIKHDINLLAYHLPLDAQPEFGNNAALSEQLGLECIVPFGAKRLSLAGELPAPVAVSHLGGTLEQLLGRTPLIVGPQDKAIQRIGLCTGGAQDGIVEAVQMGLDAFISGEISERTTHIAREEGIVYYAAGHHATEREGVRRLGLKLVEQFGLEVRFVDIANPV; this comes from the coding sequence ATGATTGACCGTAACGAGTTGCTTGATTATTGCGATCAATTGCTGGACGTGGCCGCCTGGAACGATTACGCGCCGAACGGACTGCAAGTTGAGGGGAAGCCCAGTATTCAACGCGTTATTACCGGTGTCACCGCCTGTGCAGAATTGATCGAAGCTGCGATTGATTGGCAGGCCGATGCCATCATCGTGCACCATGGATTTTTCTGGAAAAACGAACCTCAGGCACTAACCGGGATGAAGTATCGACGGATTGCCCGTTTGATCAAGCATGATATTAATTTGCTTGCCTATCATCTTCCACTGGATGCACAGCCGGAATTTGGTAACAATGCAGCGCTCTCGGAACAACTGGGACTTGAATGCATCGTCCCGTTTGGGGCCAAGCGACTCTCACTGGCAGGTGAATTACCGGCGCCCGTGGCAGTGAGCCATTTGGGGGGCACCCTTGAGCAGTTACTCGGGCGAACGCCCCTGATCGTTGGCCCTCAGGATAAAGCGATTCAGCGGATTGGTTTGTGCACGGGCGGCGCACAGGATGGAATCGTCGAAGCTGTTCAAATGGGACTGGATGCCTTCATCTCAGGTGAGATCAGTGAACGGACGACGCATATTGCACGGGAGGAGGGCATCGTTTACTACGCTGCCGGTCACCACGCAACTGAACGAGAGGGTGTTCGTCGCCTTGGATTAAAGCTGGTTGAGCAATTCGGACTGGAGGTTCGTTTTGTCGATATCGCCAACCCTGTGTGA
- the petA gene encoding ubiquinol-cytochrome c reductase iron-sulfur subunit → MADVPVNPGRRRFLTGSAIAVGAVGAGFATVPFLSSFEPSARAEAAGAPVDVNIGKLAEGQMVTVAWRGQPIFVVHRTDKMVEMLPSLDSQLLDPNSAVASQQPKFADNFFRARKKNIFVVIGVCTHLGCAPTYRPEVAPKDLGPDWKGGFFCPCHGSKYDLAGRVYKSMPAPLNLLVPDYIFATDDIVRIGVAEKKA, encoded by the coding sequence ATGGCTGATGTTCCTGTCAATCCGGGTCGGCGTCGTTTTTTAACGGGGTCTGCCATCGCAGTAGGCGCAGTAGGCGCCGGCTTCGCTACAGTGCCTTTTTTATCCTCATTTGAACCCAGTGCTCGTGCCGAAGCTGCGGGCGCGCCAGTAGATGTGAATATTGGCAAACTGGCCGAAGGCCAAATGGTCACTGTTGCTTGGCGCGGACAACCAATCTTTGTCGTACACCGTACCGACAAGATGGTTGAAATGCTGCCCTCTTTGGATAGCCAACTGCTCGATCCAAACAGCGCAGTGGCCAGTCAGCAACCAAAGTTTGCTGATAACTTCTTCCGTGCGCGTAAGAAGAACATCTTTGTCGTCATCGGGGTTTGCACTCATTTAGGCTGCGCGCCCACCTATCGCCCGGAAGTTGCACCAAAAGACCTGGGTCCCGACTGGAAAGGTGGCTTTTTCTGCCCATGCCACGGCTCCAAATACGACCTAGCCGGTCGAGTGTACAAGAGCATGCCAGCACCACTGAACCTGCTTGTGCCTGACTACATTTTTGCGACGGATGATATCGTTCGAATTGGCGTTGCGGAGAAGAAAGCATGA
- a CDS encoding cytochrome b: MIQKLGKWVDDRLPVSHFWNAHLAKYYVPKNFNFWYYFGSILLAVFAIQIVTGIWLAMNYKPSAAQAFNSVEYIMRDVSWGWLIRYMHSTGASFFFIAVYLHMFRGLMYGSYKKPRELIWIFGVLILLTLMAEAFMGYLLPWGQMSFWGAQVIISLFGSIPYIGPDLALWIRGDYVVSDVTLNRFFALHVIALPLVLLFLIGGHIMALHEVGSNNPDGVEIKTNKDEHGKPVDGIPFHPYYTVKDLFGLGVFLFLFAAVIFYWPDGGGKFLEAPNFIPADPLKTPEHIAPVWYFAPHYAILRAIPDKFLGVVAMGSAILILFLLPWLDRNAVKSIRYRSMAFKVILFSFVVAFLGLGYLGTQPVTYWNTLFSRIFAFIYFGFFIALFLVSKFETAKPVPERVQ; this comes from the coding sequence ATGATTCAAAAGTTAGGCAAATGGGTCGATGATCGACTGCCCGTATCCCACTTCTGGAACGCGCATCTCGCTAAATACTACGTCCCCAAGAACTTCAATTTCTGGTACTACTTCGGATCAATCCTGCTGGCTGTCTTCGCCATTCAGATCGTCACTGGCATCTGGCTTGCGATGAACTACAAGCCATCAGCGGCTCAAGCGTTCAACTCCGTTGAATACATCATGCGGGACGTTAGCTGGGGCTGGTTGATTCGTTACATGCATTCCACCGGTGCATCGTTCTTCTTCATCGCGGTTTATCTGCACATGTTCCGTGGGTTGATGTACGGCTCGTACAAAAAGCCACGCGAACTGATCTGGATCTTCGGCGTTTTGATCCTGTTGACCCTGATGGCCGAAGCCTTTATGGGCTACTTGCTGCCGTGGGGCCAGATGTCCTTTTGGGGCGCTCAGGTGATTATTTCCCTCTTTGGCTCCATTCCGTACATCGGGCCTGATCTCGCCCTCTGGATTCGTGGCGACTACGTTGTATCCGATGTCACGCTCAATCGGTTTTTTGCCTTGCATGTCATTGCGCTGCCACTTGTACTGCTGTTCTTGATCGGTGGTCACATCATGGCGCTGCACGAAGTGGGATCGAACAACCCCGATGGGGTCGAAATCAAAACCAATAAGGATGAGCACGGCAAACCCGTTGATGGCATCCCGTTTCATCCTTATTACACGGTCAAGGATTTGTTCGGCCTTGGTGTATTCCTGTTCCTATTTGCGGCTGTCATTTTCTACTGGCCAGATGGCGGCGGAAAGTTTCTTGAAGCGCCCAACTTCATTCCGGCAGACCCATTGAAAACCCCGGAACACATCGCACCGGTTTGGTATTTCGCGCCACATTACGCAATCTTGCGGGCGATCCCAGACAAATTCCTTGGTGTTGTGGCCATGGGTTCGGCCATTTTGATTCTCTTTTTACTGCCTTGGCTCGATAGAAACGCGGTCAAATCAATCCGCTATCGCTCGATGGCGTTTAAAGTGATTTTGTTTTCGTTCGTTGTCGCCTTCTTGGGTCTTGGTTACCTTGGCACCCAGCCAGTGACCTACTGGAATACGCTGTTCTCTCGTATTTTCGCCTTCATCTATTTCGGGTTCTTTATTGCCCTGTTTCTGGTGAGCAAATTTGAA